A region of the Tissierellales bacterium genome:
AAAGAGATTTTGATAAAAAATATTTATGGTAATGATAGAGAGGATCGATGAAGATGTATACGATTGGAATAGATATGGGATCGGTAGGAACAAAAGCGGTCTTATTTAAGGATGGAATTTGCGATCAGGAAATAATTCCTACAGGATGGAGTCCTAAAAGTGCAGGAAGCAAAGTTTTTGAGACTTTGATTGAAAGAAATAATATACAAAAAGAAGATATAGATTATATAGTTACAACAGGATATGGCAGAAAAAGTCTTGATTTTAAAGATAAAGCAGTGACAGAAATAACTTGTCATGCTAAAGGAGCACATTACTTGCACTCAGAGACTAGAACTATACTTGATATAGGTGGGCAAGACAGTAAAGTTATATCAATAGATGAAAAAGGAACGGTATCAGAGTTTTTGATGAATGAAAAATGTGCAGCGGGAACAGGTCGTTTTTTACAAGTAATGGGTAATCTTTTAGAA
Encoded here:
- a CDS encoding acyl-CoA dehydratase activase, coding for MKMYTIGIDMGSVGTKAVLFKDGICDQEIIPTGWSPKSAGSKVFETLIERNNIQKEDIDYIVTTGYGRKSLDFKDKAVTEITCHAKGAHYLHSETRTILDIGGQDSKVISIDEKGTVSEFLMNEKCAAGTGRFLQVMGNLLEYEMEDFSKLSKEVKPEKISSMCTVFAESEVVSLLASGASKESIALGILESIAQRASAMLSKVDLKDSIIFTGGVSKSKNLVNLLEDKLKMNVNTSENSQFAGALGAAIIGWEKVNKNK